One Mycolicibacterium crocinum DNA window includes the following coding sequences:
- a CDS encoding aldehyde dehydrogenase family protein yields the protein MTVQITSDHATEGGAAGVLSDVRRVFNTGRTRSLAWRSEQLRAVERMCDERESDIADALARDLGRSSFEAWLGDIGSTKAEAAFARKHLKKWVKPQKFGLPLAQQPGKAWVQFDPLGVILVIGPWNYPFYLCMAPLVAAIAAGDGVVIKPSELAPATSALIARLVPEYLDSEAIRVVEGDAAVTQDLLAQGFDHALFTGGTEIGRKIMAAAAPTLTPVTLELGGKSPVVVLPDADLDVAARRIAWIKMLNSGQTCIAPDYVLADRTIAAELADKIVATIAQFRAEEKDPSLRIVNERQFDRLASLISATGGTVVTGGKSDRAALRIEPTVIVDPPADDPVMSDEIFGPILPIISVDSPDAAVAFVNARPKPLALYIFTGSQSTAKDLVDRMPSGGAVINHVAVHCLVPQLPFGGVGASGMGAYHGKWGFEVLSHRRAVLAKPTKFDLKLMYPPYTDRAIRLMRKVF from the coding sequence ATGACCGTTCAGATCACCAGTGACCACGCAACCGAGGGCGGCGCCGCCGGCGTGCTGTCTGACGTGCGCCGCGTCTTCAACACCGGTCGGACTCGCTCGCTGGCGTGGCGGTCCGAACAGCTGCGCGCCGTGGAGCGGATGTGCGACGAGCGTGAGTCCGACATCGCCGACGCGCTCGCCCGCGATCTGGGCCGTTCTTCGTTCGAGGCATGGCTCGGCGATATCGGTTCGACCAAGGCCGAAGCCGCCTTCGCGCGCAAGCATCTGAAGAAGTGGGTCAAGCCGCAGAAGTTCGGGTTGCCGCTGGCGCAGCAGCCCGGCAAGGCCTGGGTGCAGTTCGACCCGCTGGGCGTGATCCTGGTGATCGGGCCGTGGAACTATCCCTTCTATCTGTGCATGGCGCCGCTGGTGGCCGCGATCGCCGCCGGTGACGGCGTGGTGATCAAGCCGTCGGAGCTCGCGCCGGCCACGTCGGCGCTGATCGCGCGCCTGGTTCCGGAGTATCTCGACTCCGAGGCCATCCGTGTGGTGGAGGGCGACGCGGCGGTCACCCAGGATCTGCTGGCGCAGGGTTTCGACCACGCGTTGTTCACCGGGGGCACCGAGATCGGCCGCAAGATCATGGCCGCCGCGGCGCCGACCCTGACGCCGGTGACTCTCGAGCTGGGTGGCAAGAGTCCGGTCGTCGTGCTCCCCGACGCCGACCTGGACGTGGCGGCACGCCGGATCGCCTGGATCAAGATGCTGAACTCGGGGCAGACCTGCATCGCTCCGGACTACGTGCTGGCCGACCGCACGATCGCGGCCGAGCTGGCCGACAAGATCGTCGCGACGATCGCGCAGTTCCGCGCCGAGGAGAAGGACCCCTCGCTACGCATCGTCAACGAGCGGCAGTTCGACCGGCTGGCGTCGCTGATCAGCGCGACCGGCGGCACGGTCGTCACCGGCGGCAAGTCGGACCGCGCTGCGCTGCGGATCGAGCCCACGGTGATCGTCGATCCGCCCGCCGACGACCCGGTCATGTCCGACGAGATCTTCGGCCCGATCCTGCCGATCATCTCGGTCGATTCGCCGGACGCAGCCGTCGCGTTCGTCAACGCCCGCCCCAAGCCATTGGCTTTGTACATCTTCACCGGCTCGCAGTCGACGGCGAAGGATCTCGTCGACCGCATGCCGTCGGGTGGTGCCGTCATCAACCACGTCGCGGTGCACTGCCTCGTTCCGCAACTCCCGTTCGGCGGAGTGGGCGCCAGCGGTATGGGTGCGTACCACGGCAAGTGGGGCTTCGAGGTGCTCAGTCACCGACGCGCCGTGCTCGCCAAACCTACGAAATTTGACCTCAAACTCATGTACCCGCCGTATACTGATCGTGCGATCAGGCTAATGCGCAAGGTCTTCTGA
- a CDS encoding TetR/AcrR family transcriptional regulator: MPHTASRGPGRPPAAKAAETRERIMRAAREVFSELGYDAATFQAIAIRADLTRPAINHYFASKRLLYQEVVDQTNASVIESAVHQSQRESTLAGKIRVFIEAAVHAQGQDRSVAAFLVTSVLESERHPELAESNHDSREFTRGYVKAAIKDAVESGEVRPDVDIEAAAEMLMAVMWGLGFYAGFVGDQDRLTAITDQFLQLLDGQAWRAVH, translated from the coding sequence GTGCCGCATACAGCGAGTCGGGGCCCGGGTCGCCCCCCAGCAGCTAAGGCAGCGGAAACGCGCGAGCGCATCATGCGCGCTGCCCGTGAGGTGTTCAGCGAATTGGGGTATGACGCTGCCACCTTCCAGGCAATCGCCATCCGTGCCGACTTGACCCGACCTGCGATCAATCATTACTTCGCCAGCAAACGGCTGCTCTATCAAGAGGTCGTCGACCAGACGAACGCCTCGGTGATCGAGTCCGCCGTGCATCAGTCGCAGCGGGAAAGCACGTTGGCCGGGAAGATCCGCGTCTTCATCGAGGCGGCCGTCCACGCTCAGGGTCAGGACCGCTCGGTAGCGGCCTTCCTGGTTACCTCGGTGCTCGAGTCCGAGCGACATCCGGAACTGGCCGAGTCCAACCACGACTCGCGGGAGTTCACCCGCGGATACGTGAAGGCGGCCATCAAGGATGCCGTCGAATCGGGCGAGGTCCGGCCGGACGTCGACATCGAAGCCGCTGCCGAGATGCTGATGGCAGTGATGTGGGGGCTGGGCTTCTACGCCGGCTTCGTCGGAGATCAGGACCGCCTGACGGCGATCACCGACCAGTTCCTGCAGCTGCTCGACGGTCAGGCGTGGCGCGCCGTTCACTGA
- a CDS encoding class I SAM-dependent methyltransferase codes for MSTVRTDDDTWDIATSVGSTAVLVAAARASETDRPDALIQDPYARILVEGAGTGMWEHFLDDSMADKLAKAESEAAAMFSHMLNYQAVRTHFFDAYFADAVAAGIRQIVILASGLDSRAYRLDWPAGTRVFEIDQPLVLEYKANKLAEHDVRPTAERHEVPVDLRQDWPAALKEQGFDPSQPTAWLAEGLLMYLPGDAQDRLFEMVTELSAPGSRVSAETMGHHSEERRQEMRERFDTFADQLGIERTIDMQNLTYNDPDRADVTDWLNAHGWLATGQHAVDEMRRLGRWIDIPMADDPDAFATFVVAQKA; via the coding sequence ATGAGCACTGTGCGCACTGATGACGACACCTGGGATATCGCGACAAGCGTGGGTTCGACCGCCGTGCTGGTGGCCGCCGCGCGGGCCAGCGAGACCGACCGGCCCGATGCCCTGATCCAGGACCCGTATGCGCGGATCCTGGTCGAGGGCGCCGGGACCGGGATGTGGGAGCACTTCCTCGACGATTCCATGGCCGACAAGTTGGCCAAGGCGGAGTCCGAGGCCGCCGCGATGTTCAGCCACATGCTCAACTATCAGGCCGTCCGCACCCACTTCTTCGATGCCTACTTCGCCGATGCGGTGGCCGCGGGGATCCGCCAGATCGTGATCCTGGCGTCGGGCCTGGATTCACGGGCCTACCGGCTGGACTGGCCGGCCGGCACCCGGGTCTTCGAGATCGACCAGCCGCTGGTTCTCGAGTACAAGGCCAACAAACTGGCCGAGCACGACGTGCGGCCCACGGCCGAGCGCCACGAGGTTCCCGTCGACCTGCGTCAGGACTGGCCGGCGGCGCTCAAGGAGCAGGGCTTCGATCCCTCGCAACCGACTGCCTGGCTGGCCGAGGGACTGCTGATGTACCTGCCCGGCGACGCTCAGGACCGGTTGTTCGAGATGGTCACCGAATTGAGTGCACCCGGAAGCCGGGTCTCGGCCGAAACCATGGGGCACCACTCCGAGGAACGCCGCCAGGAAATGCGGGAACGCTTCGATACTTTCGCCGACCAACTCGGCATCGAGCGCACCATCGACATGCAGAACCTGACCTACAACGATCCGGACCGCGCCGACGTCACCGACTGGCTTAACGCCCACGGCTGGCTTGCGACCGGACAGCACGCCGTCGACGAGATGCGCCGACTCGGCCGCTGGATCGACATCCCGATGGCCGACGATCCGGACGCGTTCGCGACCTTCGTCGTCGCGCAGAAGGCCTGA